A genomic region of Phragmites australis chromosome 2, lpPhrAust1.1, whole genome shotgun sequence contains the following coding sequences:
- the LOC133908313 gene encoding anther-specific protein RTS-like, producing MKNATAAMLLLALMVAAAAARIPSDAADQPSGGTADAASSHSYHHGHHHSRDDSRSPLTGLTQCVTICGTAVTTCLLNCYGPLTSGDPVALPVCLLGCTNQAMVCASSCSTDIVD from the coding sequence ATGAAGAATGCCACGGCGGCGATGCTTCTGCTGGCGCTGatggtcgccgccgccgccgcgaggaTCCCGTCCGACGCGGCTGATCAGCCTTCTGGCGGCACGGCGGACGCCGCTAGCAGCCACTCCTaccaccacggccaccaccacAGCCGCGACGACAGCCGTTCTCCCCTGACGGGGCTGACGCAGTGCGTGACCATCTGCGGGACGGCAGTGACCACGTGCTTGCTCAACTGCTACGGGCCGCTGACCAGCGGCGACCCGGTGGCGCTGCCCGTCTGCCTCCTCGGCTGCACCAACCAAGCAATGGTCTGCGCCAGCAGCTGCTCCACCGATATCGTCGACTGA
- the LOC133909534 gene encoding uncharacterized protein LOC133909534 yields MPTGAMNMLFVESSSGSACREAEPAAAVLCAPRPRRVQVHPCSADLILGPPPFLLNNKKHQEGGKTNKAPEVEIDGWALFGGSPPARADNPLVHDPHFLLNQRPQAAARPDSPLDLGIFDHLSRNNYSHRPTYISSSSSSNSFAPSFSPAVRVQGFDVAACRSSHSSGGGRVLSARA; encoded by the exons ATGCCTACGGGAGCGATGAACATGCTGTTCGTCGAATCCTCCTCCGGCAGCGCCTGCAGGGAGGCGGAGCCGGCCGCGGCGGTGCTCTGCGCCCCTCGCCCGCGCAGGGTCCAGGTCCACCCTTGCAGTGCTGACCTCATCCTTGGCCCGCCCCCTTTCCTCCTCAACAACAAGAAG CACCAGGAAGGAGGCAAGACCAACAAAGCACCGGAGGTAGAGATCGACGGCTGGGCGCTGTTCGGcggctcgccgccggcgcgcgCTGACAACCCGCTCGTGCACGACCCCCACTTCCTTCTCAACCAGCGCCCCCaagccgccgcccgccccgactcGCCGTTGGATCTCGGGATTTTTGACCACCTGAGCCGCAACAACTACAGCCACCGCCCCACGTAtattagcagcagcagcagcagtaacAGTTTTGCCCCGTCGTTCTCGCCGGCCGTGAGGGTCCAGGGGTTCGACGTCGCCGCGTGCCGGAGCTCCcacagcagcggcggcggccgcgtgcTGTCCGCCCGCGCGTGA